The following coding sequences are from one Candidatus Melainabacteria bacterium window:
- a CDS encoding efflux RND transporter periplasmic adaptor subunit, with protein sequence MIRDAEDSIVTTHTTADETVSVDKQNKSGLVRPILLTVLILILAGAAYFFWGGQKTSNDKKGEVKKQRSAPVNVATARIQDVPIEVRTIGNVLPYSVVNIVPQVSGQLQKVFFTQGQSVKKGDLLFQIDPRTYQAALDQALGNVARDEAQIRSAQANLAKDQATVGTLEANVSRDYSLARLAKTQMSRYDKLVLEGAVSHEQSDQMTTNAATAEAAIEADKKAVENAKEVLNADRAAIQTAQGTLKADQAMVENARIQLGFCQIRSPITGRTGSLNVYEGNVVTANSATPLVSINQVQPIYVTFTVPEQNLDQVRKCMVDKSLTVQALIEGKRKEKFIGAVTFLESTVNTTSGTVTLRATFPNEDSKLFPGQFVDVIVTMPPDGQTTVVPSSAVQTSQQGNSVYVVKPDKTVDFVPVELKRTYGDLAAIGNGLKAGDVVVTDGQLQLTPGAHVDIVKQPTVDLGRSDAPGK encoded by the coding sequence ATGATCAGGGATGCAGAGGACTCAATCGTGACCACGCATACGACCGCCGATGAGACGGTAAGCGTTGATAAGCAAAATAAGTCTGGGCTCGTCCGGCCGATACTACTGACGGTGCTGATTCTGATATTGGCTGGTGCTGCGTACTTTTTCTGGGGTGGTCAAAAGACATCGAATGACAAAAAGGGCGAGGTCAAGAAACAGCGTTCTGCGCCTGTAAACGTAGCCACTGCGCGCATCCAGGACGTGCCCATCGAGGTAAGAACGATTGGTAATGTTCTTCCCTACTCCGTCGTCAATATTGTTCCTCAAGTAAGCGGTCAGCTTCAAAAGGTATTTTTTACGCAGGGACAAAGTGTCAAAAAGGGCGATCTGCTTTTTCAAATTGATCCACGTACTTATCAAGCCGCATTGGATCAGGCTCTGGGGAATGTTGCCAGAGACGAAGCGCAGATCAGGTCTGCCCAGGCTAATCTAGCCAAAGATCAGGCCACCGTAGGTACCCTGGAAGCTAACGTCAGCCGAGATTACTCGCTGGCGAGATTGGCAAAAACGCAAATGAGCCGTTACGACAAGCTTGTCCTGGAAGGTGCCGTCTCGCATGAGCAATCAGACCAGATGACGACGAACGCCGCTACAGCCGAAGCCGCAATTGAAGCCGATAAGAAGGCTGTAGAAAATGCAAAAGAAGTTTTAAATGCCGATCGCGCCGCGATTCAGACGGCACAAGGCACATTGAAAGCCGATCAGGCTATGGTCGAGAATGCGAGAATTCAGCTTGGTTTTTGTCAGATTCGGTCGCCTATCACTGGTCGCACGGGCAGTCTGAATGTCTACGAGGGCAACGTCGTCACCGCAAATTCTGCGACGCCGCTGGTTAGCATCAATCAAGTTCAGCCAATTTACGTCACCTTCACCGTGCCTGAGCAAAATTTGGATCAGGTTCGCAAGTGTATGGTTGATAAATCTCTGACAGTGCAGGCATTGATTGAAGGCAAGCGGAAAGAGAAGTTTATCGGAGCTGTCACTTTCCTTGAGAGCACCGTTAATACCACAAGCGGTACAGTCACTTTGAGGGCAACTTTCCCCAATGAGGATAGCAAGCTTTTCCCCGGACAATTTGTAGATGTAATAGTGACCATGCCGCCTGATGGACAAACGACAGTCGTGCCATCGAGTGCGGTGCAAACCAGTCAGCAGGGCAACTCAGTCTATGTTGTTAAACCCGACAAAACGGTTGATTTTGTGCCTGTTGAACTTAAACGCACCTATGGAGATCTCGCTGCAATCGGCAATGGTCTGAAGGCGGGCGATGTTGTTGTAACAGACGGTCAGCTGCAACTGACTCCAGGTGCCCACGTTGATATCGTCAAGCAGCCGACTGTCGATTTGGGACGGAGCGATGCTCCCGGTAAATAA
- a CDS encoding MarR family transcriptional regulator gives MALNTTRLTEARAFAPDEASAMASARQVVESVPAIMRLIRSGVRKGGSISLPQLRVLGFVSRNPGAGVSDVAAHLDVTNPTASVLVDRLVKKSLLVRQEDPSERRRTLLTITDKGAEVLEDARSKAQLMVAQVLKTQSPEQLSKINEGLAVLAEAVKGMSL, from the coding sequence ATGGCTTTGAATACCACAAGGTTAACCGAGGCAAGAGCATTCGCTCCTGACGAAGCATCTGCCATGGCATCAGCCAGGCAAGTCGTTGAATCAGTCCCTGCGATCATGCGCTTGATCCGCTCAGGTGTTAGAAAAGGCGGCAGTATTTCCCTGCCACAATTGCGAGTTCTTGGTTTCGTTTCTCGAAATCCCGGCGCTGGTGTATCTGATGTGGCAGCGCATTTGGACGTTACCAACCCGACGGCGTCTGTTCTGGTAGATCGTCTCGTCAAAAAGAGTTTGCTGGTTCGTCAGGAAGATCCAAGTGAACGTCGTCGAACTCTCCTCACTATTACCGACAAGGGCGCAGAGGTTTTGGAGGACGCGCGAAGCAAAGCTCAGTTGATGGTGGCACAGGTGCTGAAAACGCAAAGTCCTGAACAGTTGTCGAAAATCAACGAAGGACTGGCAGTTCTAGCCGAAGCCGTAAAAGGAATGTCTTTGTAA